The following are from one region of the Salvelinus fontinalis isolate EN_2023a chromosome 5, ASM2944872v1, whole genome shotgun sequence genome:
- the LOC129854860 gene encoding complement C1q tumor necrosis factor-related protein 7-like: MIKAQTKPQMQTQEADKVRMWLFVAVAFLCQCVIGQLLEAKAKGAPPRLICSVLGLPGRPGKPGPNGPPGENGNMGIPGRDGRDGRKGEKGEKGEAGVKGKLGPTGKRGEQGVRGPGGKRGPDGECGDGGRPGPPGHLGKKGDKGQRGPLGTAGICRCGSLVPKAAFSVGITSSYPAEKEPIKFNKVLFNEGGHYNPETGKFICAYPGIYYFSYDITLANKHLAIGLVQNGQYRIKTFDANTGNHDVASGSLVMFLNPEDEVWLEIFFKDQNGLFADAGWSDSLFSGFLLYADTNYLDSLAEDYA; the protein is encoded by the exons agGTGAGGATGTGGCTGTTTGTGGCTGTGGCTTTTCTTTGCCAGTGTGTGATTGGTCAGCTGCTGGAGGCCAAGGCGAAAGGAGCTCCGCCTCGTCTGATCTGCAGTGTTCTGGGGTTGCCAGGGAGACCAGGTAAACCTGGCCCAAACGGGCCTCCAGGGGAAAATGGGAATATGGGAATCCCAGGAAGAGACGGAAGAGATGGcaggaagggagagaaaggagagaagggtGAAGCAG GGGTAAAGGGGAAACTTGGCCCAACCGGTAAACGTGGCGAACAGGGTGTCCGGGGTCCAGGGGGGAAGAGAGGTCCTGATGGAGAATGCGGGGACGGGGGCCGACCAGGGCCACCAGGGCACCTTGGGAAGAAAGGGGACAAGGGCCAGCGTGGACCACTGGGTACAGCAGGCATCTGCAGGTGTGGCAGCCTGGTGCCTAAAGCAGCCTTCTCTGTGGGAATCACCAGCAGTTACCCTGCTGAGAAGGAACCTATCAAGTTCAACAAGGTCCTCTTCAATGAGGGCGGCCACTACAACCCAGAGACGGGTAAGTTCATCTGCGCCTACCCGGGCATCTACTACTTCTCCTATGACATCACCCTGGCTAACAAACATCTGGCCATCGGGCTGGTGCAGAACGGGCAGTACCGCATCAAGACATTTGATGCCAACACAGGGAACCATGACGTGGCCTCTGGGTCGCTTGTGATGTTCCTGAACCCAGAAGACGAGGTGTGGCTGGAGATCTTCTTCAAGGACCAGAATGGCCTGTTTGCAGACGCAGGGTGGTCTGACAGCCTGTTCTCTGGATTCCTGCTCTATGCAGACACAAACTACCTGGACTCACTAGCAGAGGACTATGCATAG